The following are from one region of the Achromobacter xylosoxidans genome:
- a CDS encoding sigma-70 family RNA polymerase sigma factor, protein MTAATQPTAQHALNLLYRDHHGWLAGWLRRRLGCAHDAADLSHDTYERLLNSGRLPEAGQARAFLTQIAKGLVVDLYRRRALESAYLDALASLPEAHMPSAEARALALETLMAVDAALDALPARARQVFILSRFEGRTYSDIAQSLGVSVALVRKHMLRAAQACLAAL, encoded by the coding sequence GTGACGGCGGCCACCCAGCCCACGGCGCAACATGCCTTGAACCTGCTCTACCGCGACCATCATGGATGGCTGGCGGGCTGGCTGCGGCGGCGGCTGGGTTGCGCCCATGACGCGGCCGACCTGTCGCACGACACGTACGAGCGGCTGCTGAACTCGGGCCGCCTGCCCGAAGCCGGCCAGGCGCGCGCCTTCCTCACCCAGATCGCCAAAGGTCTGGTGGTGGACCTGTACCGCCGCCGCGCCCTGGAAAGCGCCTATCTGGACGCCTTGGCCAGCCTGCCCGAAGCGCACATGCCTTCGGCCGAAGCGCGCGCGCTGGCGCTGGAAACGCTGATGGCGGTGGACGCCGCGCTGGACGCCCTGCCCGCCCGCGCCCGCCAGGTCTTCATCCTGTCCCGCTTCGAGGGCCGGACCTATTCCGACATCGCGCAAAGCCTGGGCGTGTCGGTGGCGCTGGTGCGCAAGCACATGCTGCGCGCCGCCCAAGCCTGCCTGGCCGCGCTGTGA
- a CDS encoding TonB-dependent siderophore receptor, with the protein MQARSTPKPARSTLALALTALALAAPPAAMAAGPGSPSPQERAARSYDIPAGPLDQVLNAYSQQAGVTIAIDGALTAGRRSPGLRGAYGLNAGYAAILAGSGLAARQEGGGYVLRPLPPGAAGISTLEPVTVRASSVAPDSYVAEETRAGTKTDTPILEVPQSISVVTRAQMEAQNAQSVTEVLRYVPGVTVETYGVDPKGFDWVMLRGFNAQATSDYKDGLRQATSGYTLFRSEPYALDRIEVLRGPSSVLYGQGDAGGVINRVSKLPSATPHYEAELEYGSFQRKQAAVDLTGPATEDGTLMYRIIGVARDANTQFTYPNGDRISDDRLFLAPSLTWAPSAATRFTLLTEYLRDRSGGTIGTVTVNGKPTNLRNGDPNFNRYDQDQKSIGYLFEHRFNDTLQVRQNLRYGRVDSILDNMFLAGLTPTGIARTARRYDESMTALALDNQAQFDLRTGPLAHTLLLGLDFNRSSADVSRTMGPAPSLNPFDPVYGVDVPTPTIPLANYLERTHQTGLYLQDQVRFDERWVLTLGGRYDWYSQKTENRILNNDSNQSGSRFSGRAGLNYVMPNGVAPYVSFAQSFLPNTGTSAPANGSSPFAPSRGRQWEGGIKFQPPGSNALYTLAVFDIKKSNVLTNDLQNPGFQVASGEVQSRGVELEGKFSLGDGWDFTGSYTYVRARITRANNGTEGNRPALVPEHSASGWLNYTVRNSALAGLSLGAGLRYVGSTYGDNANTLEIAGRTLVDAGVSYAVDKHLTLSVNATNLFDKEYLATCSDLSDCYPGSRRSVIGRVKYQF; encoded by the coding sequence ATGCAAGCCCGCTCCACTCCCAAGCCCGCCCGCAGCACGCTGGCGCTGGCGCTGACCGCCCTGGCGCTGGCCGCGCCCCCCGCCGCCATGGCCGCGGGACCAGGCTCCCCCTCGCCCCAGGAGCGGGCCGCCAGGAGCTACGACATTCCCGCCGGCCCATTGGACCAGGTGCTGAACGCCTACTCCCAGCAGGCGGGCGTGACCATCGCCATCGACGGCGCCCTGACCGCGGGCCGCCGCAGCCCCGGCCTGCGCGGCGCCTATGGCCTGAACGCGGGCTATGCCGCGATCCTCGCCGGCAGCGGCCTGGCCGCGCGGCAGGAAGGCGGCGGCTACGTGCTGCGTCCGCTGCCGCCCGGCGCGGCAGGCATTTCCACGCTGGAGCCTGTCACCGTGCGGGCCTCGAGCGTGGCGCCCGACAGCTACGTGGCCGAGGAAACCCGGGCCGGCACCAAGACCGACACGCCCATCCTGGAAGTCCCGCAGTCGATCTCGGTGGTGACGCGGGCGCAGATGGAAGCGCAGAACGCGCAAAGCGTGACCGAAGTGCTGCGCTACGTGCCCGGCGTGACGGTGGAAACGTATGGCGTGGATCCCAAGGGCTTCGATTGGGTCATGCTGCGCGGCTTCAACGCCCAGGCCACCAGCGACTACAAGGACGGCCTGCGCCAGGCCACGTCCGGCTACACCCTGTTCCGCAGCGAACCCTACGCGCTGGATCGTATCGAAGTGCTGCGCGGCCCTTCTTCCGTGCTGTACGGCCAGGGCGACGCGGGCGGGGTCATCAACCGCGTGAGCAAGCTGCCCTCGGCCACGCCGCACTACGAGGCCGAGCTGGAGTACGGCAGCTTCCAGCGCAAGCAGGCCGCGGTCGATCTGACCGGCCCCGCGACCGAAGACGGCACGCTGATGTACCGCATCATCGGCGTGGCGCGCGACGCCAACACGCAATTCACCTACCCCAACGGCGACCGCATTTCGGACGACCGCCTGTTCCTGGCGCCTTCGCTGACCTGGGCCCCTTCCGCCGCGACCCGCTTCACGCTGTTGACGGAGTACCTGCGCGACCGTTCCGGCGGCACCATCGGCACGGTTACGGTGAACGGCAAGCCCACCAATCTGCGCAACGGCGATCCCAATTTCAATCGCTACGACCAGGACCAGAAGAGCATCGGCTATCTGTTCGAGCATCGTTTCAACGACACGCTGCAGGTGCGGCAGAACCTGCGCTACGGGCGGGTCGATTCGATCCTGGACAACATGTTCCTGGCCGGCCTGACGCCCACCGGCATCGCCCGCACTGCCCGGCGCTACGACGAAAGCATGACCGCGCTGGCGTTGGACAACCAAGCCCAGTTCGACCTGCGCACCGGCCCGCTGGCCCATACGCTGCTGCTGGGCCTGGACTTCAACCGCAGCAGCGCGGACGTGTCGCGCACCATGGGGCCCGCCCCCAGCCTGAACCCCTTTGATCCAGTCTATGGCGTGGACGTGCCCACGCCGACCATACCGCTGGCCAACTACCTGGAGCGCACGCACCAGACCGGCCTGTATCTGCAGGACCAGGTCCGCTTCGACGAGCGCTGGGTGCTGACCCTGGGCGGCCGCTACGACTGGTACAGCCAGAAGACCGAAAACCGGATCCTGAACAACGACTCCAATCAAAGCGGCAGCCGCTTCAGCGGCCGCGCCGGCCTGAACTACGTCATGCCCAACGGCGTCGCGCCCTACGTCAGCTTCGCCCAGTCCTTCCTGCCCAATACCGGAACCTCGGCGCCGGCCAATGGCAGTTCTCCGTTCGCGCCCTCGCGCGGACGTCAATGGGAAGGCGGCATCAAGTTCCAGCCGCCCGGGTCGAATGCGCTCTACACGCTGGCGGTCTTCGACATCAAGAAGAGCAACGTACTGACCAATGACCTGCAAAACCCCGGATTCCAGGTCGCTTCGGGCGAGGTGCAATCGCGCGGCGTGGAACTGGAAGGCAAGTTCAGCCTGGGCGACGGCTGGGACTTCACCGGTTCCTATACCTATGTGCGCGCCCGCATCACCCGCGCCAACAACGGCACCGAAGGCAACCGCCCTGCCCTGGTGCCCGAGCACAGCGCGTCGGGCTGGCTGAACTACACGGTGCGCAACAGCGCGCTGGCCGGACTGAGCCTGGGCGCAGGCCTGCGCTACGTGGGCTCGACCTACGGCGACAACGCCAACACGCTGGAGATCGCCGGGCGCACGCTGGTGGACGCGGGCGTGTCCTATGCGGTGGACAAGCACCTGACGCTGTCGGTCAACGCCACCAATCTGTTCGACAAGGAATACCTGGCGACCTGCTCCGACCTGAGCGATTGCTATCCGGGCAGCCGCCGCAGCGTCATCGGCCGGGTGAAGTACCAGTTCTGA
- a CDS encoding methyl-accepting chemotaxis protein, giving the protein MFQNLSIRAVLTTALAVFFALFLLTGIAVHQQLTSNRNSIEVLLDTNLVRANAVNGAGTELLRARLVLLAAQTALMEGKSLDNLASMQRLDGYTKKAGELIDLVRKTPETSAQGKPLLDAALAAYDVYHRDAIVPMIAAIRAGNAQDSNRLNLEKVTPLGLTFTAAIQKYVDYADEVGQRVARDASTRINGAIAVLVGLLVVVAALVVGLYAVFGRAVFRPLHEAGRLFDRIAGGDLTNRIEQRGNNEIGVLYAAVKRMQDSLARTVSAVRLGVEEIHTGAREIAAGNIDLSSRTEQQAASLEETAASMDELSSTVRNNAESSRSASELAVAASEVATRGGQAVGDVVGTMRGIADSSNRIADIVGVIDGIAFQTNILALNAAVEAARAGEQGKGFAVVASEVRALAQRSAAAAKEIKGLIDDSVQKVSIGSDQVEAAGATMQEIVTSVRRVTDIINEISSASEEQSQGIQQVNQAVSQMDSVTQQNAALVEQAAASAASLETQSQRLREAVAVFKLQTGRVIDADAPAVGRNGEPALLGA; this is encoded by the coding sequence ATGTTCCAGAATCTCAGTATTCGCGCGGTCTTGACGACCGCTTTAGCCGTTTTCTTCGCGCTTTTCCTGCTAACCGGCATCGCCGTCCACCAGCAGCTGACGTCCAACCGCAATTCCATCGAAGTGCTGCTGGACACCAACCTGGTCCGCGCCAATGCCGTGAACGGCGCCGGCACCGAACTGCTGCGCGCCCGCCTGGTGCTGCTGGCCGCGCAGACCGCGCTGATGGAAGGCAAGAGCCTGGACAACCTGGCCAGCATGCAGCGCCTGGACGGCTATACCAAAAAGGCCGGCGAGCTGATCGACCTGGTGCGCAAGACCCCCGAAACCTCGGCCCAGGGCAAGCCCCTGCTGGACGCGGCCCTGGCGGCCTACGACGTCTATCACCGCGACGCCATCGTGCCCATGATTGCGGCCATCCGCGCCGGCAACGCCCAGGATTCCAATCGCCTCAACCTGGAAAAAGTCACGCCGCTGGGCCTGACCTTTACCGCCGCCATCCAGAAATACGTGGACTATGCCGACGAGGTCGGCCAGCGCGTGGCGCGTGACGCCTCCACCCGCATCAACGGCGCGATCGCCGTCCTGGTCGGCCTGCTGGTCGTGGTGGCCGCGCTGGTGGTGGGCCTGTACGCGGTGTTCGGCCGCGCGGTGTTCCGTCCGCTGCATGAAGCCGGGCGCCTGTTCGACCGCATTGCCGGCGGCGACCTGACCAACCGCATCGAGCAACGCGGCAACAACGAAATCGGCGTGCTCTACGCCGCCGTCAAGCGCATGCAGGACAGCCTGGCGCGCACCGTGTCGGCCGTGCGCCTGGGCGTGGAAGAGATCCACACCGGCGCGCGCGAAATCGCCGCGGGCAACATCGACCTGTCTTCGCGCACCGAACAGCAGGCCGCCTCGCTGGAGGAAACCGCCGCCAGCATGGATGAGCTGTCGTCCACCGTGCGCAACAACGCGGAAAGCTCGCGCAGCGCCTCGGAACTGGCCGTGGCGGCATCCGAAGTGGCCACGCGCGGCGGTCAGGCCGTGGGCGACGTGGTCGGCACCATGCGCGGCATCGCCGACAGCTCCAACCGCATCGCCGACATCGTCGGCGTGATCGACGGCATCGCCTTCCAGACCAACATCCTGGCGCTGAACGCCGCGGTGGAAGCGGCGCGCGCCGGCGAGCAGGGCAAGGGCTTCGCGGTCGTGGCCAGCGAAGTGCGCGCCCTGGCGCAGCGCAGCGCCGCCGCCGCCAAGGAAATCAAGGGCCTGATCGACGACTCCGTGCAGAAGGTATCGATCGGTTCCGACCAGGTTGAAGCAGCCGGCGCCACCATGCAGGAAATCGTGACCTCGGTGCGCCGCGTGACGGACATCATCAACGAAATTTCCAGCGCGTCCGAGGAGCAGTCGCAAGGCATCCAGCAGGTCAACCAGGCCGTGTCGCAGATGGACAGCGTGACGCAGCAGAACGCGGCGCTGGTCGAGCAGGCCGCGGCGTCCGCGGCATCCCTGGAAACCCAGTCGCAGCGCCTGCGCGAAGCGGTGGCCGTGTTCAAGCTGCAGACCGGCCGCGTGATCGATGCCGATGCGCCGGCCGTAGGCCGCAACGGCGAACCGGCTTTGCTCGGCGCCTGA
- a CDS encoding FecR domain-containing protein, with translation MSARHGDIPEPILAQGLEWLVILWSGEASADERAAWQRWRAAHPDHERAWQQVQRIDTRLMDVSPEASAQALARSGRQAGRRKALRLMGWAVLGAGAAGLAAQRLPWQPYAADYRSAAGERREIMLADGTRLILNGASAVDMEYTAEARRLVLRRGEIYVQTGHGPAAAGRPFFVATAYGDVQALGTRFTVEQQRDRIRVGVYEGAVEIQPSRGHPLRLDAGQSAAFTPLAAEPMPDALQQAPAWLRGQLVAERLRLADFLDQVGRYRRGVIRCDPRVADLIVSGVYALDDTDRILASLARALPLRVSRYTAYWVVVEPR, from the coding sequence GTGAGCGCCCGGCACGGGGACATCCCCGAACCGATACTGGCGCAAGGACTGGAATGGCTGGTCATCCTGTGGTCCGGCGAAGCCAGCGCCGACGAACGCGCGGCCTGGCAACGCTGGCGCGCGGCCCATCCGGACCATGAACGCGCCTGGCAGCAGGTGCAGCGGATCGACACGCGGCTGATGGACGTTTCGCCCGAGGCCTCGGCCCAGGCGCTGGCCCGCTCCGGCCGGCAGGCGGGACGCCGCAAAGCCCTGCGCCTGATGGGCTGGGCGGTGCTGGGCGCCGGCGCCGCGGGCCTGGCGGCCCAACGCCTGCCTTGGCAGCCCTACGCCGCGGACTATCGCAGCGCGGCAGGCGAACGGCGCGAAATCATGCTGGCCGACGGCACCCGGCTCATACTCAACGGCGCTAGCGCCGTGGACATGGAATACACCGCCGAGGCGCGCCGGCTGGTCCTGCGGCGCGGCGAGATCTACGTGCAAACCGGCCACGGCCCGGCTGCCGCGGGCCGCCCCTTCTTCGTCGCCACCGCCTATGGCGATGTGCAGGCGCTGGGCACCCGGTTCACCGTGGAGCAACAGCGCGACCGGATACGGGTCGGCGTCTACGAAGGCGCGGTGGAGATCCAGCCCTCCCGCGGCCACCCCCTGCGCCTGGACGCGGGCCAGTCCGCCGCGTTCACGCCGCTGGCGGCCGAGCCGATGCCGGACGCCCTGCAGCAGGCGCCGGCCTGGCTGCGCGGCCAACTGGTGGCCGAACGGCTGCGCCTGGCGGACTTCCTGGACCAGGTCGGGCGCTACCGGCGCGGCGTGATCCGCTGCGACCCGCGCGTGGCCGACCTGATCGTGTCGGGCGTGTACGCCCTGGACGACACGGACCGGATCCTGGCCTCGCTTGCAAGAGCCCTGCCGCTGCGCGTGTCGCGCTACACGGCTTATTGGGTGGTGGTGGAACCCAGATAG